A segment of the Burkholderia sp. PAMC 26561 genome:
TAAAGGAGAACTCACATGGGCAAGCTCACAGGAAAAGTCGCGGTGATCACGGGTGCGAACAGCGGTATTGGTCTCGCCACGGCAAAGCGTTTCGCCGAGGAGGGCGCGCGCGTGTTCATGAGCGGACGGCGTCAGCAGGAACTCGACGCAGCAGTCGCGGAAGTGGGCGCGAACGCGCGCGGCATCCAGGGCGACGTATCGAAACTTGCTGACATTGACCGGTTGTTCGAGGTCGTCAAAAGCGAGGCGGGCAGTATCGATATCCTCTTCGCCAACGCAGGCGGCGGCGAATTTGCAGCGCTCGGCCAGATCACGGAAGAGCACTTCGACAAGACCTTCGACACCAACGTCAAGGGCACGCTCTTCACCGTGCAGAAGGCGTTGCCGCTGTTGAGGGACGGCAGCTCGATCATCTTGACCGGATCGACCACGGAAGTAACAGGAGGGGCATCGTTCAGCGTTTATAGCGCGACCAAGGCCGCGATCCGCAATTTCGCCCGAAGCTGGATTGTCGACCTCGCGCCGCGCAAGATCCGCGTCAACGTGCTGGTTCCCGGCGCGACATCGACGCCTGGCTGGCATGGCCTCGCGACCACGCAGGAAGCCAGCGACGAGATGATCAAGTACGTGCAATCGGTCACGCCGCTCGGACGTCTCGCCAAGCCCGAAGAGACTGCAAATGCAGCACTTTTCCTCGCCTCCGATGAAAGCAGTTTCGTAACGGGCAGCGAACTTTTCGTCGATGGCGGCTCCGCGCAAATTTGACGCGGAGCGACCCCAGGGCGCTTCAGTAGCGGTATCATGACTGCTGTATATGCATACAGTGATCATGAGCGATCCGACTTCCCTGCAACCTGCGAATTTTCAGCGCCGGTTTTATTACCTCCTGAATTTCGAGCGCGCGCTCCAATGGCTTGCGGATCGTTACGACGACCTCTGGGCTGAAAACGAGCGCGTTTTCCTGCGCGAATTTGCGGCGTTGCCGCTGGCGTCGCGGGCGTTGCTGGTTCGCATGCTGATGCGCGTGGGACCGCATTTCCGCGCAAGCAAACTGCTCTACGATGAAATCGGATGCCCGCTCGAAGCGATCGCGCCGCTCAGCGCGCTCGGTTGGGTGGACGCAAATCCGCCGCTTACGCTCGACCAGGTCTTCGGTCTTCACACCAAACCCGAACTGACGAAGATCTTCTCGCTAAAT
Coding sequences within it:
- a CDS encoding SDR family NAD(P)-dependent oxidoreductase, whose product is MGKLTGKVAVITGANSGIGLATAKRFAEEGARVFMSGRRQQELDAAVAEVGANARGIQGDVSKLADIDRLFEVVKSEAGSIDILFANAGGGEFAALGQITEEHFDKTFDTNVKGTLFTVQKALPLLRDGSSIILTGSTTEVTGGASFSVYSATKAAIRNFARSWIVDLAPRKIRVNVLVPGATSTPGWHGLATTQEASDEMIKYVQSVTPLGRLAKPEETANAALFLASDESSFVTGSELFVDGGSAQI